The following DNA comes from Equus caballus isolate H_3958 breed thoroughbred chromosome 15, TB-T2T, whole genome shotgun sequence.
CAGAATGGCCCTGGGCAGCGTGTGATCAGGGAGGTGAACACCACCACTCGGGCCTGTGCCCTCTGGGGCCTGGCTGAAGACAGCGACTACACTGTGCAGGTCAGGAGCATCGGCCTTCGGGGAGAGAGCCCGCCAGGGCCCAGGGTGCACTTCCGAACTCTCAAGGGTTCTGACCGGCTACCCTCAAACAGCTCAAGCCCAGGTGGGGGTCTCAGCTATTCCCCACTCCCTAAAGCTTTGGATTCTGTGGCTTTTTACCTGGCCTTTAGCCTCCTGTTTACTTCCCCAAAGCAAGCAACAGTCTAGCttagatgaatagatggatgatTTAATTCCTTGTACtgccaggaaaggaaggaaagcaggttGGCAGGGGACTGGATATAGACAGGCTGGTAGTGAATCATTTGGGGGGAGGGCTTTTAACTTCCTTTTACCCGACCTCAGTTCACAGCAGATGCAGCCTGCATGAGTGAGTACCTGACTTGAAGCCCTCCTGCTTTTTGGTCACTAACCACCTGTCCACTAACAGCGTCCCAGAGAGGGGCTACCAGGGGCAACTCTGTGATGAGTCTACCCTGACTCTAATCCCCAGCATCTCCATCCTTAACTGTCTGCATAGATATAGCTCTCTAGCTGCTCCCCATAACCTGgagtctttctccttccttctcaggtGATATCACAGTGGAGGGTCTGGATGGAGAGCGACCACTGCAGACGGGGGAAGTGGTCATCATTGTGGTGGTGTTGCTCATGTGGGCTGGTGAGTAAGCAGCTGGACAGGGGACCCGGGATTGAGAGAGTGGGGCTCAGTGAAGGCAAGAGGTGGTGAAGGTTGTTGGGAGAAAACAGGGTGAGAAAAATAGGGCAGGGAGATGCTTAGTTGAGGGAGATGAGCAGGAGAAGtttgaagagagggagaagaggctgTTGGGAGCTCAGGAAGATTAAGAGGGTGGTGTTTGTGCATGGGCATGAGGAATTCAAggattttcttagattttctagAAACTGTGTGGGTATCTCACTGCCTTTCGAGGCTGTGACTGGGGAGGTTGAGATCAAGGCTCAGATTGTATTGTTGTGTTTCAGCTGTAATTGGGCTATTCTGCCGTCAGTATGACATCATCAAGGACAACGACTCCAACAACAACCccaaggagaaagggaaggggcCAGAACAGAGTCCTCAGGGAAGGCCAGTGGGGACAAGACAGGTGATGTGGGGCCAGTGAAGGAGGGAAGGGTGATTTTGCCCCTGAGGagcagctggggagagggagaagggcagaggggcaggaaaagagggagaatggagggtgctggccccgtggccgaatggttaagttcacatgctccgctttggtggcccagggcttcaccagtttggatcctgggtgcggacctagcaccgctcatcaagccacgctgaggcggcatcctacatagcagaaccagaaggacctgcaactagaatacacaactgtttACTGGGGGGGCTCTGgcaagaaaaagattaaaaaaatgattggtaacagatgttagctcaggtgccagtcttaaaagaaaaaacgaGGGAGAATGGAAATCTGGGATGGAGGAAGCTATTACCTTCCTGAAATTAGAGACTCAAGccattttctttcacagaaaaagtCACCATCCATCAATACCATCGATGTATGAGTGAAGAAACAGAACCAGAACACAGATGCACTAACAAcctggggatggggatggggtcAGGGAGAGCCTAAGATGGTGACCTGCTCAAGACTGAAGGATCCCACAGTCACCCAGAGGGTAATGACACTCCCACAATCTCAGGCCTGGTACCCATCCTCTTTCCACTGTGAGCAGGGCCAGAAGGTAGGTCTGTTAGGATCTGCGCTCCTGGACCTGGGGAGTGGTATCAGATGGAATATGTCCTCCCATCCCCCAAGTCTAGGGGAGAGTCCTTTGTTCAATCCTATCCCATTAGGTCCCAAATGGGGCCCCATTTCACCTGCATCAGGACTCTTGGCATCCCTAGCTGCCCCCACATCTTGCCTCTGGGTTAAAGAGAGGGGTGTCTCTGTGGgtactccccctcccccagcaaatAAAAGGAATTGTCTGGGCCTGGAGGCAGATGCTGCACTGCACTACTCCAATGTCTTCCATGGAGCCTCAGGTGCTCCCCCTTTCACCTGGCAGCCCCTCCAGCTGCTGGTGATCTCACCCCTTGGACATTTTTCCAATAAAGGTTCTTGGACAAACTGGAGCCGACTGAATGGTATACTGTATAGTATGCTGAAGACATTTCCCCGCTGTCTCTCCCCTGACCACAGGGGCCCCTCACACCACCACCAATGTGATAGGAGCAGACTCTCATTTTAAGGTGTTTCCTTTAATTCTCTAGCCTGGAATGAGTGCAGAGGGGCCAGAAAGGGGCACAGAAAATccaagccctggttccttttgctTTGTTGGTTGAGAAGGGGGCggggaggaaaagaagatataaattcTTCCTGCACCAGTGGAAACTAAGGTTATGTCACATGAGAGGGCCAGGAGCCTTTTTATCTTCACTGCCCACATCAGCAGCCCAGCTCCTCACCATCTGTTCCTCTGACTCCTCCATCAACCCTGAGCTAATTTTCAGAAAAGGACTGAATGTGACTTGGGAGAAACGAAAGAGCAGCTACACTAACGGAGCCCTCAGTGCCACGTGCTCCTATCCTGTGCATTCCTATGCCTACTCTTCCCTGCCCTCGTTTTCCCTtttgtctctgtctgtctttgtctctgttcATTCAAAGTCAATAATAATTGTAAAGCGTAATTGAGTTTATATTCACTCTCTGCCACTATATCCAGAGGAAGATTCTGGAAATAAAACAGAGGGGTTGGAATTCCCCTGTCAACAGAATTATAATTTGGGCTCTGGGGCCTACTTGTTTCCTGTGAAAATAGAGGCTGTCCTCTACTCCTAAGTTCCAAGGAGGGTTGGTGCGAGTGAGAGAAATACCTGTTGACATTTGCAACTACTTTGGGGGAAAGGCTTCAGAACCCAGCATCTGTCTGGACAGCATATCTTACACTTTTTGGAGGGTTACAGGTCTTCTAAATCTCTGATCCTTAGAGGAGACTTATGAGtaactctcctttctttttctgcatctcgaTCTCTCTGGTATGTTATAAGAAATTAGACCATTAATTCTGAAAGACACCCCAGTCCAAACAAAGATCAATCCACTACTTAACCAAGTTCCAACCTCAGGTATCACAGGATTTGACTTTAACCTATTGGGTGAGCCAAACTCTGGTTTTGCCCTCCTCTCTAAACCGTAAAAACATCCTGATCTAAGCAACAGTCTTTAATCCACTGTTACCCAATTCAGAAGTAGAGTACCTTACCTCTCCCTGGCCACTGGTTTCAAAAAATTCATCTCTCAGACTCTGGACACGTCATCATGTCTTAGGATGAAAGTGTCACAAGGTATAGTAGCAtagcatggagagagagagctgggaaTTAAGGAATATAAAGAGTCTATAAAGGCACCAGCTCTGGGTTGAACCCCAATTCCGTCCTTTATTGACTGTTAGCTTGGGCAAGTGACCCCTCTAATCCTGAGTCTCCTATTATGTAAAATGGTATATATGCTATCTAATAATGCTATCCCCTTCATAAAGTAGCtttgagattaaatgagatgatgatgTACAACACTTTGCACAGTACTTGGCAGACACATACTGAGTATTCActgttagctatcattattagCCTTGTGATTCCGTGCAAGTCATATAATCTATTTGGGTTCAATTCTGTCAACTGTAAAAGGCCTCTAATGGCAACTGCCCTGCTTTCCTccagggttgtgaggattaaaagaatgCACTCAGCCACGCTTACATACGTCAGTGAGAAAGACTACGACTGCGTAGCACCCGGAGTTTGCTAAAGGCTTCAAGGCGTGGCTTGAGCTTGGTTTTGCATGCGGAGACGGGGTTGGTCGAGGAGAGGGCTCATCAAGCCCTCTCGAGGGTCCCGCCCTAGAGCCCACTGCGCCTGCGCACGTTTTGTTTGCTTCGCCGCGAGTTTACGTGGTGACCTTGCGACTTGCGTTGCGCTCTGGTCGCATCTGCGTAAGCGGGTGTCGCTGCGGCTGGGTGGCGGGTTGTCCAGGTAACCACGGGAGCTGTCGCTGTCTGGTGGCGTCTGAGAGACAGGTATTCATCATGCAGTTGAAGCACCTGAGGACCCTGCTGAGCCCTCAGGTGAGGAGATGCGTGCCTCTTCCCTCCCCGCCCGCCTTAACGTTCCAAGAAAAATGGGGGACGACTGAAGTTTAATAAtgttgagcgcctactgtgtgcagaAGACGGAAGGCTGTAGCGATAATTCGGATTCTGCTTCATCGATAGAGTGTTCAGTAGGCAAGATGGACCGCTAACCACTGTAGCTTTCATTACGTTTCGTTTAACGTCAGTGGCGCACCAGAGCCAGTGCTGGGGCTCTGAGGGATCCAGAGCAGTCTCAGTTATTGCCCCTGCCTTAAAGAGGCTTGTACTAGAGAAGGAGGCGCACAGGTAAACAACGAACATAAATCTACACCGAATTAAATAAACGCTTTAGGTGCAAGCCCCAAAGAGGGAGTGCAGAAGGCCTCACCATTCCTTCTGATGGTGAAGATCTCAGATTCAGAAGAGGCTGGGCACTGGGGGAGGAACCCAGAAACATGGTGAAGAGAGGCTGGGTTTTGGAGTTAGGAGACCAGAATTCCAGTCTTCGCACCACCACTACTTTAAGTAAATGACCTGACGCCACTGACTTTGGCCCCTATTACACAATCTCTCTAAGCACTCACCCAGcttcttcatttggaaaatgggaGTAATGATAATAGCAACCTTAAGGAACTTAGGGTAAGAGTTAAATGAAGTAATACACAAAAGAACATTGTAAACTGAAAAGCGTTGTGAAAACTGAGAGACAAGAGAGAAGGACATTCACAATTCAAAGGACAAAATGGAGCAAAGCTAATGAGACTAACATCTGCCATAACCGAGTGTTTAAGCTGTACCAGGGCAGCATAAGTTAAAAAACTAGGATTGTGGTTTATGGAGGCAAACATGGATTTAAATCTTGGTTCTGCCGCTTACAAACTGTGTATGTaaacttgagcaaattacttaacctttctttgccttagtttccccatctgtaaaaggggcaTAATAACAGCATCTACCTGAGTTATCAGGTAAAACAAGATAATGCATATGAAACACTTATCAAAATGCCTGTCTATGGGAAGTGCTGTTAAaggttagctattattattttgttccctgtctcacttaatcctcacgaCAGTTCTGTGAGGTACAtattgtagagaaaagggaattgaTTGATTATGGGAATGAGGAAGACTTTACAGAGGCTTTAGGAGAATAGAAGGAAGTTAGAACAAAAGAGAGCTGTGCTCATTGCTGAATCTGTAGTTTAAAGATTCCTTTACCCTAATGGATTAATTGGAAATGAAATCCTCCTTCAGTCTTTCAAAATAAGGTGATGTCATGATGCGGGAAAGGGCCAGATGTCCAGGACTGGGCAAAATGATGAAGGAAGATGATCAGCAATGGTTGTAGAGGAGCCCTCAGCCCTTCTAACCTAATGTAACCAAGAGTTGGAGAGTGATAAAGGTGGTGGTGTGGCTGTTTCTGACTCTGGTTTGAGGATTTTGATGAAAAAAGCCTTTTTTACCTCTCACTTTGGAGGTTGGTGAGTTAGGAGTGAAAAGCAATGATGCTTTAAGCCAGAGCTCTAGAGCCCAAGTAATTGATCAAACAACTGGAGCAGAagctaaattttttatttcaaggaGGGAAAAATCCTTAGTGCAGAACCATAGATGACCAGCCCTGGTGGTAGAAGGGACAGATGTGGCAAAAATA
Coding sequences within:
- the FNDC4 gene encoding fibronectin type III domain-containing protein 4, yielding MPQCLPADLVETMASLMPLSPYLSPTVLLLVSCDLGFVRADRPPSPVNVTVTHLRANSATVSWDVPEGNIVIGYSISQQRQNGPGQRVIREVNTTTRACALWGLAEDSDYTVQVRSIGLRGESPPGPRVHFRTLKGSDRLPSNSSSPGDITVEGLDGERPLQTGEVVIIVVVLLMWAAVIGLFCRQYDIIKDNDSNNNPKEKGKGPEQSPQGRPVGTRQKKSPSINTIDV